In Mytilus edulis chromosome 4, xbMytEdul2.2, whole genome shotgun sequence, the following proteins share a genomic window:
- the LOC139520359 gene encoding tetratricopeptide repeat protein 38-like isoform X2, with protein MRTNWRDCKAWIDAGLPLSTTSNEACKLYDASVTQASGMYDEPSVGGLEECTKKMIGADPKFVMGHVFANSLCLGGPEKPLHLNTDLKTKMDALNALVQESQITDRERKHVNALNMCAQGKRYAAVKLWEDILVDYPTDLLASRQAFLSLLNLGMPKENKDITTRVLPSYKKDTPGYSIILSWQAFCLEENNFYDLAEKTAKQCLEMERRETYATHALSHVYLMQGQHEKGIEFILSTEDDWSRACYMACHNYWHLSLAYAEKGDFTEALGIFDTQIGPRTKKSKSDFNLTDATGLLYRLKLEGVDVGNRWSVLDETCDVYMYGHGQMFTEANLLLSCCHNQDKSKRYTLLESLKQYGKNDSEDWDSKKIVSEVGVPLCEGIVAFEDGDYSKAVELLYPIRYEIIKIGGSDAQRDVCYQLLIHSTLRSPKQEHNRLGRMLLSERRVAKESDSWTDRLMAQFVTSHST; from the exons GCAAGTGGTATGTACGATGAACCATCCGTGGGAGGCCTAGAAGAGTGTACGAAGAAAATGATAGGGGCAGATCCAAAATTTG TAATGGGCCATGTGTTTGCAAACAGTCTTTGTTTGGGAGGACCAGAGAAACCTTTACACCTGAATACAGACCTGAAAACAAAAATGGACGCACTCAATGCATTAGTACAGGAATCACaaataacagacagagagagaaaGCACGTTAATGCTTTAAATATGTGTGCTCAAGG AAAACGTTACGCTGCTGTTAAACTGTGGGAGGATATTTTGGTTGACTATCCAACGGATCTCCTGGCATCTAGACAAGCTTTCCTTTCGTTGCTTAACCTAGGGATGCCTAAAGAAAACAAGGACATAACTACAAGAGTACTTCCAAGTTACAAAAAAGACACACCTGGTTATAG CATAATTCTGAGCTGGCAGGCATTTTGTTTGGAAGAAAACAACTTCTATGATCTTGCCGAGAAAACAGCAAAGCAG TGTCTAGAAATGGAACGACGAGAAACTTACGCCACGCATGCACTGTCACATGTCTATCTGATGCAAGGTCAACACGAGAAAGGTATAGAGTTCATACTGTCAACAGAAGATGATTGGAGT cGTGCATGTTATATGGCATGTCATAACTACTGGCATCTCAGTTTAGCATACGCAGAAAag GGTGATTTCACTGAAGCTCTAGGGATATTTGATACTCAG attGGGCCACgaacaaaaaaatccaaaagCGATTTCAACCTGACTGATGCGACTGGATTACTATATAGATTGAAACTGGAAG GTGTAGATGTTGGTAACCGTTGGTCAGTATTAGACGAAACTTGTGATGTTTATATGTATGGACATGGACAAATGTTCACAGAGGCAAACCTCCTTCTTTCATGTTGTCATAATCAGGATAAAAGTAAAAGATACACACTCCTTGAGTCTCTGAAACAGTACGGAAA GAATGATTCAGAAGACTGGGACAGTAAGAAGATTGTATCAGAAGTAGGAGTACCTTTGTGTGAGGGTATCGTAGCCTTTGAAGATGGCGATTACAGTAAAGCTGTTGAATTATTGTATCCTATACGATATGAAATAATAAAGATTGGCGGAAGTGATGCACAG AGAGATGTTTGCTATCAATTATTGATCCACTCCACATTAAGGTCTCCTAAACAGGAACACAATAGATTAGGCAG AATGCTACTATCGGAGCGCAGAGTTGCAAAAGAAAGTGATTCATGGACAGATAGACTAATGGCACAGTTTGTTACAAGTCATAGTACATAA